The nucleotide window CCAGGCTGGAAAAAAGATACCTGCCGATAAGAGCGGCATGTCTTGAAGTACCACAAGCAGCGATGATTACCTGTTTAGCTCTCAGGATCTCCAGGGCAAGCTCCATCATCATCTGCTCGTCCTGACGCAGCGCAGCCTCGACGGCATCCGGTTCTTCCAATATCTCTTTTGACATGTAATGAGCGTGCCCATTCTTGGAAGGTGCCAGCCAGTCACAGGTGACCTGCTGAAGTTGTTTATGGATCTCCCGCCCGCCTTTATCAAAAATATTGATACCGTACCGTCCGACCACGGCTATCTCGCCATCCTCCAGCGGGATGACGCCTTCTGCCCGGCCGAGGAGAGATACTATGTCGCTTGCCACAAAATACCCCTGGCAACCGGTTCCAACGATCAGTGGACTGTCTTTCTTTGCCACCACAATTTTATCAGGTTCCCGGCTCGATACCGCCGCCAAAGCATAAGAACCCTCCAGTTGAGCTATTGCGCTGAGCATTGCTTCCTTGAGAGACGCGCCTTCTGAAAAGCTATTCTCTAGAAGATGGCAAACCACTTCTGTATCGGTCTCAGATGTGAAATAGTGATGGCTCGCCAAACGCTTGCGAATGATTTGATAGTTATCGATGATCCCGTTATGCACGACGGCAACCTCAGATTTGCAGTCGAGGTGGGGATGGGCATTGCCGTCTGACACCCTCCCGTGGGTCGCCCAGCGTACATGCCCGAGACCTATAGACCCGGCCAGTTTATCCAGTTGATGCTCCCGGTTAACTGCTTCGACTGCACCGATGCCTTTCCTGCATGACAGGGCCGCGCCGTCTAAGGTCGCTATACCGGCAGAATCGTACCCTCGATATTGAAGAGTGCGAAGGCAATCCAGCACTACGGGAGCCGCATTCTCACTACCTACGTAACCGATTATTCCGCACATGGCTTCATCTTCCTTTCCTTGATATCTATCGATTTCCAAGGATTGCTTCCCGTTCGGGCGTTTTCAATGGTAACTTTCTCAGACTTTTCCCAAACGAGTTTGAGTTTCAGTATTGAGTCAGACTTCCGTCCATTTTGGCTTTTCTCAAAGCCTGGCGAAATACCAATAGTGCTAACGGCGTCAGCACCAGGCTAAAAGCCAGCAGTACAAACAGGTCAAGAGGGATCTGGCTCAATGAGTATCCTTTAAGAATGGTAAGTCTGAGACCATCGAGAGCGTAGGTAAGCGGTAAAAACCTTGATAATGGCTCCAGCCAGTCCGGCAACACCGAAGTTGGATAATACACCCCAGCGAGGAGACTCGATACTCCCCCGAAAATACGGGTGACCGGGTCTCCTTTCTTTAGTATCAGC belongs to Dehalococcoidales bacterium and includes:
- the glmS gene encoding glutamine--fructose-6-phosphate transaminase (isomerizing), which encodes MEIDRYQGKEDEAMCGIIGYVGSENAAPVVLDCLRTLQYRGYDSAGIATLDGAALSCRKGIGAVEAVNREHQLDKLAGSIGLGHVRWATHGRVSDGNAHPHLDCKSEVAVVHNGIIDNYQIIRKRLASHHYFTSETDTEVVCHLLENSFSEGASLKEAMLSAIAQLEGSYALAAVSSREPDKIVVAKKDSPLIVGTGCQGYFVASDIVSLLGRAEGVIPLEDGEIAVVGRYGINIFDKGGREIHKQLQQVTCDWLAPSKNGHAHYMSKEILEEPDAVEAALRQDEQMMMELALEILRAKQVIIAACGTSRHAALIGRYLFSSLAEKFCEVVMASEFEYFANSIDKNTLVIAISQSGETADVIAGVKMAKANGARIISMVNVPSSTLTRMSDRVVYLNCGPELSVAATKSFVAQLVVFYQLAFAMLNQLGQGRQFLREISCLIRGNLTSNGHKVKELGQRISCKSDFYFLARGINFAIALEGALKLKEISYIHAEGMPAGELKHGTLALIEKGTPVLVICPRDHTYYDTLSNAMETKARGAYIIGLSDVNNEIFDEWIELPEVDKIFYPLVSVVPLQLLAYHAAVARGKDPDRPRNLAKSVTVK